The DNA segment ATCGTGCGCATCGGCGGCGCCGGGCTGTGCCGCACCGACCTGCACATCGTCGAGGGCCAGTGGGAGCCGAAGACCCACGTACCGCTGCCGTACACGCTCGGCCACGAGAACGCCGGCTGGGTGCACGCGGTCGGCTCGGCCGTGGAGCACCTGCAGGTGGGGGACGCCGTGATCCTGCACCCGCTGGTCACCTGCGGCTTCTGCCGGGCCTGCCGGGCCGGGGACGACGTCCACTGCGAGCGCAGCCTGTTCCCCGGCATCGACACCGACGGCGGCATGGCCGAGCTGATCCGCACCTCGGCCAGGTCGGTGGTCAAGCTGGCGCCGGGTGTCGAGCCGGCCGCGGTGGCCGCGCTGGCCGACGCCGGGCTCACCGCCTACCACGCGGTGAAGAAGGCGCTGCCGCTGCTGTTCCCCGGGTCGACCTGCGTGGTGATGGGCGCCGGCGGGTTGGGGCACATCGGCATCCAGTGCCTGCGGGCCATGAGTGCCACCCGCATCGTCGTCCTCGACCCGAACGAGGAGGCGCTGGCCCTGACCCGGGACTGGGGCGCCGACGAAAGGGTGCTGGTCGACGGCCACCACGTGGACCGGGTGCTCGAGCTGACCGACGGCCACGGGGCCGAGGTCGTGCTCGACTTCGTGGGCGAGCGGGGCGCCGAGCGGGACAGCTGGACCATGACCCGCCGGGCCGGCAGCCACTACGTGATCGGGTACGGCGGGACCATCGAGGTCCCGGCCATCGACGTGATCTCCACTGAGCGCAACGTGGTCGGCAACCTGGTCGGCAGCTACAACGACCTGGTGGAGCTGATGGCGCTCAACGCCGACGGCCGCGTGGTCATGCACACCCAGACCTATCCGTTGGACGCCGTCAACGAGGCCATGGACGACCTGGACGCCGGTCGGCTGCGCGGCCGCGGCATCCTCGTCCCCTGACCCCCACCCTCCGCGCTGGGGGGAGGGGGACCTTCGGCCCTGGGGAATGATTGTTTCGCACCGCCTAATCGGAGGGTGTTTCTCGAAGAGCGGATCCTGGTGCCGGTGCCTGCGGACGACGCGCAGGAACGGCTGCTCGCCCACCTGCGCGGCGACCACGACCTGCAGGTGGCCTCGGCCGGTGCGTTCACCGACGGCCGGAGGGTCCTGATGCGTGCCGGTACCGCCGGCCTCACCAAGCAGGTCCAGGTCCGGGTCCTCGACCCGTACGAGCGGCCGGACGCCACGATCATCCCGCTGCGCTGGGTCGCCACCGGCCCGGCCGGCGGCCTGTTCCCGCAGCTGGACGCCAACATCGAGCTCAGCTCGGTGGACCGCCACCAGACCCAGCTGGCGCTCGTCGGCAGCTACCGGCCGCCGTTCGGCGAGGTCGGGGCCAGCCTGGACCGGCTGCTGCTCAACCAGGCGGCCAGGGCCACCTTCCGCTCGATGCTGCGCCGGCTGCGCGCCATCCTGCTCGAGCCCGACCCGTCCGTCGCTGCCGCGACCGCCGGACCAGCGTCGGAGGCGAACCCCGCGGAGGCCTGACCGGCGGAGGTGCCGGGAGGTGTGGGCCGGTACCCGGGGCGGGCAGGATGAGTGCTCCCGCATCCGAAACCTCCCAGAGGGGCACCTCGTGCCGAACCGGCTGGCCAGCTCGACGAGCCCGTACCTGCTGCAGCACCAGGACAACCCGGTGGACTGGCAGGAATGGGGACCGGAGGCCTTCGAGGAGGCCCGGCGGCGCGGTGTCCCCGTGCTGCTGTCGGTCGGCTACGCCGCCTGCCACTGGTGCCACGTCATGGCGCACGAGTCGTTCGAGGACGAGACCACCGCAGCGCTCATGAACGAGCACTTTGTCTCCATCAAGGTGGACCGCGAGGAGCGCCCCGACGTCGACGCCGTGTACATGGACGCCGTCCAGTCGATGACCGGCCGGGGCGGCTGGCCGATGACCATGTTCCTCACCCCGGACGCACAGCCGTTCTACGCGGGCACCTACTTCCCACCCCAGCCGCGGCACGGCCTGCCGTCGTTC comes from the Actinomycetes bacterium genome and includes:
- a CDS encoding NAD(P)-dependent alcohol dehydrogenase, giving the protein MKAVRLHRYELRPVVEEVPEPTVTGPFDVIVRIGGAGLCRTDLHIVEGQWEPKTHVPLPYTLGHENAGWVHAVGSAVEHLQVGDAVILHPLVTCGFCRACRAGDDVHCERSLFPGIDTDGGMAELIRTSARSVVKLAPGVEPAAVAALADAGLTAYHAVKKALPLLFPGSTCVVMGAGGLGHIGIQCLRAMSATRIVVLDPNEEALALTRDWGADERVLVDGHHVDRVLELTDGHGAEVVLDFVGERGAERDSWTMTRRAGSHYVIGYGGTIEVPAIDVISTERNVVGNLVGSYNDLVELMALNADGRVVMHTQTYPLDAVNEAMDDLDAGRLRGRGILVP